The following coding sequences are from one Arachis hypogaea cultivar Tifrunner chromosome 7, arahy.Tifrunner.gnm2.J5K5, whole genome shotgun sequence window:
- the LOC112702857 gene encoding zinc finger protein CONSTANS-LIKE 9: MGYLCDFCGEQRSLVYCRSDAASLCLSCDRNVHSANALSKRHSRTLVCERCNSQPAFIRCAEEKISLCQNCDWLGHGTTPSTSGHKRQTINLYSGCPSAAEFSSIWSFFSDIPAMGETCEQELGLMSISENSEKSAWVPPENQNASSSAQVTNLPGKDKSWVGTSSMPESSSEPRIMDQPPGPSNACVPKLYCPVKTTPALCEDDDNLYDDFNMDEVDLDLENYEELFGVALSHSEELFENGGIDSLFGTKEMSASAGDSNCQGAVAAEGSTGLINATQPACSNAASADSMMSTKTEPIICFTGRQSQSNISFSGATKDGGGGGGGGDYQDCGASSMLLMGEPPWCPPCPESSMQSANRSNAVMRYKEKKKTRKFEKRVRYASRKARADVRRRVKGRFVKAGDIYDYDPMSQTRSY, encoded by the exons ATGGGTTATTTATGTGACTTTTGTGGAGAGCAAAGGTCCTTGGTATACTGCCGCTCAGATGCTGCATCCTTATGTTTGTCGTGCGATCGGAATGTTCATTCTGCTAATGCCCTTTCTAAGCGCCATTCCAGGACCCTTGTATGTGAGAGATGTAACTCACAACCTGCTTTTATAAGATGTGCTGAGGAGAAAATTTCACTCTGTCAGAACTGTGACTGGCTTGGTCATGGTACCACTCCGTCTACTTCGGGGCATAAGAGGCAAACAATCAATTTATATTCTGGCTGCCCTTCAGCTGCAGAATTTTCTTCAATATGGTCCTTTTTCTCAGATATACCTGCCATGGGTGAAACATGTGAGCAGGAACTTGGTTTAATGAGCATTAGTGAGAACAGTGAAAAGAGTGCTTGGGTTCCTCCAGAAAACCAGAATGCTTCTAGTTCTGCTCAAGTGACCAATCTACCCGGCAAGGATAAATCTTGGGTTGGCACATCTTCAATGCCTGAGTCAAGCTCAGAACCTCGTATCATGGACCAGCCACCTGGACCTTCCAATGCATGCGTGCCTAAG TTATATTGTCCTGTGAAAACAACTCCTGCACTCTGTGAAGATGATGATAATCTATATGATGATTTCAACATGGATGAAGTGGATCTGGATCTTGAGAACTATGAGGAACTTTTTGGTGTGGCTctcagtcattctgaagagctttttGAAAATGGTGGAATTGATAGCTTATTTGGGACAAAGGAAATGTCTGCCAGTGCTGGGGACTCCAATTGTCAGGGCGCGGTTGCTGCTGAG GGCTCAACTGGATTAATCAATGCAACACAACCAGCATGCAGCAATGCTGCATCTGCAGATTCGATGATGAGCACTAAAACTGAACCAATTATTTGTTTTACTGGAAGGCAATCCCAATCGAACATTTCTTTTTCTGGTGCAACTaaagatggtggtggtggtggtggtggtggtgactaTCAAGACTGTGGGGCTTCTTCAATGCTTCTCATGGGAGAGCCTCCCTGGTGTCCTCCTTGCCCCGAGAGCTCTATGCAATCTGCTAATCGCAGCAACGCTGTCATGCGttataaggaaaagaaaaagacacGAAA GTTTGAAAAGCGAGTAAGGTATGCCTCTCGTAAGGCTAGGGCTGATGTCAGAAGGCGCGTGAAGGGCCGGTTTGTCAAAGCCGGTGATATCTATGACTACGACCCGATGAGCCAAACCAGAAGTTACTGA